From one Tiliqua scincoides isolate rTilSci1 chromosome 14, rTilSci1.hap2, whole genome shotgun sequence genomic stretch:
- the TRAFD1 gene encoding TRAF-type zinc finger domain-containing protein 1 isoform X1, translating to MAAVAEQESETQLCSNCQKEIPLANFTMHEIHCSRNIGVCPVCKESFPKSEMKSHQELEHTQVTCKCSMKMDRGVLQEHVTLECPLRRVACQHCDLELAFNQLQEHEDYCGARTERCARCSRNVMLKDLKEHPEDCGERAKEEGVAPAKPCLNSGAALRDLQAIRSLLQAGDALPRTNRGLESSRLYNCLSEERQPREPNKRSVTPAHLAQNPGSLEKVTNTQLLIGQEPDSDSDYLLAVSLQRGNSSRERSAAEVQRELWKDFCPGRTRPAEEDSSWSYGSPFFSQGFSADAPNKPKVETLLPCEFCEELYPEEDLILHQTGCNPASALASFSKFSASASRHDRDECLMDLWEQLQSSQSTGYRERRPLQQDVGGSLMLPCEFCGVQLEEDILFHHQDQCDLRPATASLTGQSQSQQEPPESGEGMEAPALPKSRTQHPGEASPQCLEEEFRQKRPPLSSQGGLVRESPVATNRSQLTSPSSRRENSVGCSERGKLQERGSSSGRAPRRGTSSPVAVAAALPARQSTPSSYVPSFPVTAPVRPRQNRGKTKRTTLGNNKGVPWPSNLLPSAFPFPQKMGGAGEPAAVLGAGK from the exons atggctgcagtggcagaaCAAGAAAGTGAAACCCAACTGTGCAGCAACTG CCAAAAGGAGATTCCTCTGGCGAACTTCACCATGCACGAGATTCACTGCAGTCGGAACATCGGGGTGTGTCCCGTCTGCAAGGAGAGTTTCCCCAAGTCAGAGATGAAAAGCCATCAGGAGCTGGAGCACACACAG GTGACCTGTAAATGCAGCATGAAGATGGACAGAGGTGTTTTACAGGAGCACGTG ACCCTGGAGTGTCCCCTGCGTCGAGTGGCCTGCCAGCACTGCGACCTGGAACTCGCCTTCAACCAGCTCCAGGAGCACGAGGACTACTGTGGCGCTCGGACCGAGCGATGCGCCCGCTGCAGCCGCAACGTGATGCTGAAGGACTTGAAGGAGCACCCCGAGGACTGTGGGGAGAGGGCCAAGGAAGAGGGCGTTGCCCCGGCCAAGCCCTGCCTGAACTCCGGGGCAGCGCTGCGCGACCTCCAGGCCATCAGGAGCCTCCTCCAGGCTGGGGACGCCCTGCCCAGGACGAACAGGGGCCTGGAAAGCAGCAGGCTGTACAACTGCCTTTCAGAGGAGCGGCAGCCCAGGGAGCCCAACAAGAGGAGCGTCACTCCGGCACACCTGGCTCAGAATCCAG GCTCCTTGGAGAAGGTAACCAACACCCAGCTCCTCATTGGCCAGGAGCCGGACAGCGACTCGGACTACCTTCTGGCTGTCAGCCTGCAGCGGGGAAACAGCTCTCGTGAGCGCAGTGCAGCTGAGGTCCAGAGGGAGCTGTGGAAGGACTTCTGCCCTGGAAGGACTAGGCCAGCTGAGGAGGACAGCTCTTGGAGCTACGGTTCTCCCTTTTTCTCTCAGGGCTTTTCTGCTGACGCCCCAAACAAGCCAAAAG TTGAGACCCTGCTGCCCTGTGAATTCTGTGAGGAGCTGTACCCCGAAGAAGATCTCATCCTCCATCAG ACAGGCTGCAATCCAGCAAGCGCCTTGGCCTCGTTCAGCAAGTTTAGTGCTTCCGCCTCTCGGCATGACCGGGACGAGTGCCTGATGGACCTGTGGGAACAGCTGCAGAGCAGTCAGTCCACTGGCTACAGAGAGAGGCGTCCCCTCCAGCAGGACGTGGGGGGCAGCCTCATGCTCCCCTGTGAATTCTGTGGTGTTCAGCTGGAGGAGGATATTCTCTTCCACCACCAG GACCAGTGCGACCTGCgtcctgccactgcctccttgacAGGACAGAGCCAGTCACAGCAGGAGCCtccagagagtggggaggggatggaggcACCTGCCCTGCCTAAGAGCCGCACCCAGCATCCAG GGGAAGCCTCCCCTCAGTGCCTGGAGGAGGAATTCAGGCAGAAGAGACCTCCCCTGTCCAGCCAAGGAGGCCTTGTCCGGGAGAGCCCAGTCGCCACCAACCGCAGCCAGTTGACCTCCCCCAGCAGCAGAAGGGAGAACAGCGTTGGCTGCTCTGAGCGAGGGAAGCTCCAGGAGCGGGGCAGCAGTAGCGGAAGAGCCCCAAGGCGGGGCACAAGCAGTCCTGTTGCTGTGGCCGCTGCCCTGCCCGCCAGGCAGTCCACCCCCAGCAGCTATGTGCCAAGCTTCCCTGTGACTGCTCCAGTTCGGCCCAG GCAAAACCGTGGCAAAACGAAGCGGACTACCCTGGGCAACAATAAAGGGGTTCCATGGCCAAGCAACTTGCTGCCTTCTGCATTTCCTTTCCCCCAAaagatggggggggcaggggagccaGCAGCCGTACTGGGGGCAGGCAAGTGA
- the TRAFD1 gene encoding TRAF-type zinc finger domain-containing protein 1 isoform X2, producing the protein MAAVAEQESETQLCSNCQKEIPLANFTMHEIHCSRNIGVCPVCKESFPKSEMKSHQELEHTQVTCKCSMKMDRGVLQEHVTLECPLRRVACQHCDLELAFNQLQEHEDYCGARTERCARCSRNVMLKDLKEHPEDCGERAKEEGVAPAKPCLNSGAALRDLQAIRSLLQAGDALPRTNRGLESSRLYNCLSEERQPREPNKRSVTPAHLAQNPGSLEKVTNTQLLIGQEPDSDSDYLLAVSLQRGNSSRERSAAEVQRELWKDFCPGRTRPAEEDSSWSYGSPFFSQGFSADAPNKPKVETLLPCEFCEELYPEEDLILHQTGCNPASALASFSKFSASASRHDRDECLMDLWEQLQSSQSTGYRERRPLQQDVGGSLMLPCEFCGVQLEEDILFHHQDQCDLRPATASLTGQSQSQQEPPESGEGMEAPALPKSRTQHPGEASPQCLEEEFRQKRPPLSSQGGLVRESPVATNRSQLTSPSSRRENSVGCSERGKLQERGSSSGRAPRRGTSSPVAVAAALPARQSTPSSYVPSFPVTAPVRPSLRGEAGQRVTLPARGNSTKAKPWQNEADYPGQQ; encoded by the exons atggctgcagtggcagaaCAAGAAAGTGAAACCCAACTGTGCAGCAACTG CCAAAAGGAGATTCCTCTGGCGAACTTCACCATGCACGAGATTCACTGCAGTCGGAACATCGGGGTGTGTCCCGTCTGCAAGGAGAGTTTCCCCAAGTCAGAGATGAAAAGCCATCAGGAGCTGGAGCACACACAG GTGACCTGTAAATGCAGCATGAAGATGGACAGAGGTGTTTTACAGGAGCACGTG ACCCTGGAGTGTCCCCTGCGTCGAGTGGCCTGCCAGCACTGCGACCTGGAACTCGCCTTCAACCAGCTCCAGGAGCACGAGGACTACTGTGGCGCTCGGACCGAGCGATGCGCCCGCTGCAGCCGCAACGTGATGCTGAAGGACTTGAAGGAGCACCCCGAGGACTGTGGGGAGAGGGCCAAGGAAGAGGGCGTTGCCCCGGCCAAGCCCTGCCTGAACTCCGGGGCAGCGCTGCGCGACCTCCAGGCCATCAGGAGCCTCCTCCAGGCTGGGGACGCCCTGCCCAGGACGAACAGGGGCCTGGAAAGCAGCAGGCTGTACAACTGCCTTTCAGAGGAGCGGCAGCCCAGGGAGCCCAACAAGAGGAGCGTCACTCCGGCACACCTGGCTCAGAATCCAG GCTCCTTGGAGAAGGTAACCAACACCCAGCTCCTCATTGGCCAGGAGCCGGACAGCGACTCGGACTACCTTCTGGCTGTCAGCCTGCAGCGGGGAAACAGCTCTCGTGAGCGCAGTGCAGCTGAGGTCCAGAGGGAGCTGTGGAAGGACTTCTGCCCTGGAAGGACTAGGCCAGCTGAGGAGGACAGCTCTTGGAGCTACGGTTCTCCCTTTTTCTCTCAGGGCTTTTCTGCTGACGCCCCAAACAAGCCAAAAG TTGAGACCCTGCTGCCCTGTGAATTCTGTGAGGAGCTGTACCCCGAAGAAGATCTCATCCTCCATCAG ACAGGCTGCAATCCAGCAAGCGCCTTGGCCTCGTTCAGCAAGTTTAGTGCTTCCGCCTCTCGGCATGACCGGGACGAGTGCCTGATGGACCTGTGGGAACAGCTGCAGAGCAGTCAGTCCACTGGCTACAGAGAGAGGCGTCCCCTCCAGCAGGACGTGGGGGGCAGCCTCATGCTCCCCTGTGAATTCTGTGGTGTTCAGCTGGAGGAGGATATTCTCTTCCACCACCAG GACCAGTGCGACCTGCgtcctgccactgcctccttgacAGGACAGAGCCAGTCACAGCAGGAGCCtccagagagtggggaggggatggaggcACCTGCCCTGCCTAAGAGCCGCACCCAGCATCCAG GGGAAGCCTCCCCTCAGTGCCTGGAGGAGGAATTCAGGCAGAAGAGACCTCCCCTGTCCAGCCAAGGAGGCCTTGTCCGGGAGAGCCCAGTCGCCACCAACCGCAGCCAGTTGACCTCCCCCAGCAGCAGAAGGGAGAACAGCGTTGGCTGCTCTGAGCGAGGGAAGCTCCAGGAGCGGGGCAGCAGTAGCGGAAGAGCCCCAAGGCGGGGCACAAGCAGTCCTGTTGCTGTGGCCGCTGCCCTGCCCGCCAGGCAGTCCACCCCCAGCAGCTATGTGCCAAGCTTCCCTGTGACTGCTCCAGTTCGGCCCAG cctgcGAGGTGAAGCAGGACAGCGCGTCACCCTGCCTGCCCGTGGCaacagcaccaag GCAAAACCGTGGCAAAACGAAGCGGACTACCCTGGGCAACAATAA